A single Polynucleobacter acidiphobus DNA region contains:
- the argJ gene encoding bifunctional glutamate N-acetyltransferase/amino-acid acetyltransferase ArgJ, producing the protein MAVNFPTLDPKSLSPIPGLALGFAQAGIKRANRKDVLVIRLAPGSAVAGVFTQNRFCAAPVQLCKQHLLEANPIEALIVNTGNANAGTGEEGLRRAFQTCEVLAKSFGLSPEQVLPFSTGVIMEQLPADKIVAAIPQAVAQLTEDNWFAAAEAIMTTDTLPKAASQTINTEQGPIVITGISKGAGMIQPNMATMLGFVGTNIQIDRGLLQELTAEAANLSFNAITIDGDTSTNDSFIVMATGQSPIRIQSHSDPLYSLFREGLIAISQQLAQLIVRDGEGATKFITICVKGGKNSLECKQVAKAIAHSPLVKTAFFASDPNLGRILAAVGYAGIGDLDSGKVQLWLDDVWVAKNGGRHPDYQEEQGQAVMKQSEITVTVDLGRGDAMETVWTCDLSHEYVSINADYRS; encoded by the coding sequence ATGGCTGTTAATTTTCCAACACTTGATCCCAAATCCCTGAGCCCTATTCCTGGGCTTGCTCTTGGGTTTGCACAGGCTGGTATTAAGCGGGCAAATCGTAAAGATGTGTTGGTGATACGCTTAGCTCCTGGTTCGGCAGTGGCAGGCGTATTTACCCAAAATCGCTTTTGCGCCGCTCCTGTGCAGTTATGTAAACAGCATCTATTGGAGGCTAATCCAATTGAGGCATTGATCGTGAACACCGGTAATGCCAATGCAGGGACTGGTGAAGAGGGTCTTCGTCGGGCCTTTCAGACCTGTGAGGTGCTAGCAAAGTCGTTTGGGCTAAGTCCAGAACAAGTATTGCCCTTTTCAACAGGGGTGATCATGGAGCAACTGCCAGCTGACAAAATTGTGGCTGCAATACCGCAAGCCGTTGCGCAATTAACTGAAGACAATTGGTTTGCGGCAGCCGAGGCCATCATGACCACCGATACTCTGCCTAAGGCAGCCTCGCAGACGATCAATACCGAGCAGGGACCCATTGTGATCACGGGTATCTCAAAAGGAGCCGGCATGATTCAGCCAAATATGGCGACCATGCTGGGTTTTGTGGGAACGAATATTCAAATTGATCGAGGCTTGTTGCAAGAGCTCACTGCAGAAGCTGCCAACCTTTCGTTTAACGCAATTACGATTGATGGTGACACATCGACCAATGATTCTTTTATCGTGATGGCTACTGGTCAGTCTCCAATCCGAATTCAGAGTCACTCCGATCCGCTCTATAGTTTATTTCGAGAGGGTTTAATTGCTATCTCTCAACAGTTAGCACAACTGATAGTGCGCGATGGCGAGGGTGCTACTAAATTTATAACAATTTGTGTAAAAGGCGGCAAAAATAGCCTTGAGTGCAAGCAGGTAGCTAAAGCAATTGCTCATTCTCCTTTGGTGAAGACGGCGTTTTTTGCAAGCGATCCCAATCTGGGTCGCATCCTAGCTGCTGTGGGCTATGCTGGTATCGGCGATCTTGATAGTGGCAAGGTCCAACTATGGTTGGATGATGTTTGGGTTGCAAAGAATGGCGGCCGACATCCGGACTATCAAGAAGAGCAAGGTCAAGCCGTGATGAAGCAATCAGAAATAACCGTCACGGTTGATTTGGGAAGAGGGGATGCGATGGAGACGGTTTGGACCTGTGATTTATCGCATGAGTATGTCTCAATCAATGCCGATTACCGCTCATAA
- a CDS encoding ATP-binding protein yields MNDKLDRLLDHLETFLPKPLTDAEWQTAKAFRWQRRDSIFGRIGFLKPVKHLSPISFQDLKHIDRQRDAIIDNTRHFVEKKPANNILLTGARGTGKSSLIKACLNQFASQGLRLVEVDKDHLADLPDITEILASRPERFIVFCDDLSFEDGESGYKAMKSALDGSISAQVDNILIYATSNRRHLLPEYMKDNESYVHTDDGEIHPGEVVEEKISLSERFGLWLSFYPPRQEEYLAIVAHWLAHFGLSDKAIEAARPEALVWALERGSRSGRVAWQFAKHWAGSQSGKK; encoded by the coding sequence GTGAATGACAAACTCGATCGTCTTTTAGATCATCTCGAAACATTTTTACCTAAGCCATTGACCGATGCTGAGTGGCAAACCGCTAAAGCCTTTCGTTGGCAACGTCGTGACAGTATTTTTGGACGAATTGGATTTCTAAAGCCAGTTAAACACTTATCCCCAATCTCGTTTCAAGATTTAAAACATATCGATCGCCAGCGCGACGCGATTATTGACAATACGCGGCATTTTGTTGAAAAGAAGCCTGCGAATAATATTTTATTAACGGGTGCGCGTGGTACCGGCAAGTCCTCATTGATTAAGGCTTGTCTTAATCAATTTGCTTCTCAGGGCTTGCGCTTGGTGGAAGTCGATAAGGATCACTTAGCTGATTTACCAGACATTACTGAGATTCTTGCGTCTCGTCCGGAGCGATTTATTGTGTTCTGTGATGATCTGTCCTTTGAGGATGGCGAGTCTGGATATAAGGCCATGAAGTCCGCGCTAGATGGATCCATTTCTGCGCAAGTGGACAACATTCTGATTTATGCAACCTCCAATCGCCGCCATTTGTTACCCGAGTACATGAAGGATAACGAGTCGTATGTTCATACCGATGATGGTGAGATTCATCCGGGCGAGGTTGTTGAAGAGAAAATCTCCTTATCAGAGCGTTTTGGTTTGTGGCTTTCTTTTTATCCACCAAGGCAAGAAGAATACCTCGCGATCGTTGCTCATTGGTTGGCACATTTTGGTCTCTCTGATAAAGCCATTGAGGCTGCCCGTCCCGAGGCCTTAGTCTGGGCTCTAGAGCGCGGCTCACGTTCAGGACGTGTGGCTTGGCAGTTTGCAAAGCACTGGGCCGGTTCCCAATCTGGCAAAAAGTAG
- a CDS encoding NUDIX domain-containing protein produces MTSQSRPIVEVAVGILIKEQSLVLMGKRPSGKPYAGYWEFPGGKLESNESITTALERELHEELGIRIALDENHCHEIMMLEHDYPHAYVRLHVCLVDRWEGEPVGQENQVLSWQNIFNPELTITPLLPAAWPMIKKVRSYLRGR; encoded by the coding sequence ATGACGAGTCAATCCCGGCCGATCGTTGAGGTCGCCGTCGGAATTCTTATAAAAGAGCAATCACTTGTTTTGATGGGTAAACGACCCAGTGGCAAACCCTATGCAGGTTACTGGGAGTTTCCAGGTGGCAAACTAGAATCCAATGAATCCATCACAACCGCCTTGGAGCGCGAGTTGCATGAGGAGCTTGGCATTCGGATTGCTTTGGATGAAAACCATTGTCACGAAATCATGATGCTCGAACATGATTACCCGCATGCCTATGTTCGCCTGCATGTATGCTTGGTTGATCGCTGGGAGGGCGAGCCAGTTGGCCAAGAAAATCAAGTGCTATCTTGGCAAAATATATTCAATCCGGAGTTAACCATCACCCCATTATTGCCAGCCGCTTGGCCAATGATTAAAAAAGTTCGTTCGTATTTGAGAGGTAGGTAA
- the zapD gene encoding cell division protein ZapD — protein sequence MIIYEYPFNELVRSMLRLEYLFDRFNHFARSDDPELHHNALTTLFELGDISARGDIKSLLLKELERQKFALNHLKHAKEVDQEKLASTMAELEHASAQVNASAIKPNALIGENEWLNAIRTRLHTPGGTSPIDLPGFYAWRHSPASSRRELLQKFIYPMLPWQEACHLFLRLLRESGESKEVLAHQGSFQQAPSGKVYQLMRITLEDPSLFAEISANKYLVSIRLLKCEQDLKPTLINQDIPFKLTFCQF from the coding sequence GTGATTATTTACGAATACCCGTTTAATGAACTGGTCCGAAGCATGCTCCGACTGGAGTATTTGTTCGACCGGTTTAATCACTTTGCGCGCTCGGATGACCCCGAACTACACCATAATGCCTTGACCACCTTGTTTGAGCTAGGCGATATTAGTGCTCGTGGTGATATCAAATCATTACTTTTAAAAGAATTGGAGCGCCAGAAATTTGCGCTTAATCACCTCAAGCATGCCAAAGAAGTTGATCAAGAAAAACTAGCATCCACCATGGCGGAGTTAGAGCACGCCAGTGCCCAAGTAAATGCGTCAGCAATTAAGCCCAATGCGCTTATTGGGGAGAACGAATGGCTTAATGCAATTCGGACACGCTTACATACACCGGGTGGCACTAGTCCGATTGATTTGCCAGGTTTTTATGCTTGGCGCCATAGTCCTGCTTCATCGCGACGCGAGCTCTTACAAAAGTTCATTTACCCTATGCTTCCTTGGCAAGAGGCATGCCATTTGTTTTTACGACTGCTTCGAGAATCTGGAGAGAGCAAAGAAGTTCTAGCGCATCAAGGCTCTTTTCAACAAGCACCCTCTGGCAAGGTTTACCAATTAATGCGCATTACCTTAGAGGATCCATCGCTCTTTGCTGAGATCAGCGCCAATAAATATTTAGTCTCAATTCGACTACTGAAGTGTGAGCAAGATCTTAAGCCCACCCTAATTAATCAAGATATTCCCTTTAAGTTAACCTTCTGCCAGTTTTGA
- the coaE gene encoding dephospho-CoA kinase (Dephospho-CoA kinase (CoaE) performs the final step in coenzyme A biosynthesis.): MDKPTRSLLDLKGKVPFLGLTGGIGSGKSSVASFLAKRGAWVIDTDQIAHQISAPGGVAIDPIKREFGSEFILPDGSLNRAKMREHVFTDTESKRKLEAITHPLIRQETMLQAENGLKNHAPYLVFVVPLLLESGTWTGNLDHIAVVDCEEEVQIERVMERSQLDRQGVLAIMAHQASRGERLAIADTVIYNQGDLASLEIEVDRLHQKMLDL; encoded by the coding sequence ATGGACAAGCCCACTCGTTCACTCCTTGATTTAAAAGGAAAAGTTCCATTTCTAGGTCTGACCGGGGGAATTGGGTCAGGCAAGTCGAGTGTTGCCTCATTTCTTGCGAAGCGAGGAGCCTGGGTGATCGATACCGATCAAATTGCCCACCAAATAAGCGCTCCCGGGGGGGTAGCGATTGACCCTATTAAAAGGGAATTTGGGTCCGAGTTCATCCTTCCAGATGGATCACTCAACCGAGCAAAAATGCGTGAGCACGTATTTACGGATACCGAGTCCAAACGAAAACTGGAAGCCATTACGCACCCCCTAATTCGCCAGGAAACCATGCTCCAGGCTGAAAATGGCTTAAAAAATCATGCGCCCTATTTGGTATTTGTGGTCCCTCTACTCCTAGAGTCAGGCACCTGGACTGGAAACCTCGACCATATTGCGGTAGTTGATTGTGAGGAAGAGGTCCAAATTGAGCGAGTCATGGAGCGCAGCCAGCTAGACCGCCAGGGAGTGCTGGCCATCATGGCCCATCAGGCAAGCCGGGGCGAGCGCCTGGCAATTGCGGATACCGTGATTTATAACCAAGGGGATCTAGCAAGCCTTGAGATTGAAGTCGACCGCCTCCATCAAAAAATGCTGGATTTATAG
- a CDS encoding prepilin peptidase — translation MWIDSILRIGLILILLYVAWIDFHRFLIPNRFTYPMIILGLAFNSLSPMPWCDAHLSWQGAILSYFLLWIINQLYKGVRSRHGLGMGDAKLVAGLGAWLGIHSALWILVLAAFCGIIGGLLWLKYQKLPSNHPFPFGPFLAFAGIIEILWTSPLVHSLI, via the coding sequence ATGTGGATTGATTCCATCCTCCGAATTGGCCTCATCCTAATCCTCCTTTATGTGGCATGGATCGATTTTCATCGCTTTTTAATCCCCAATCGATTCACTTATCCCATGATCATTCTTGGTCTTGCCTTTAATTCACTCTCACCAATGCCATGGTGTGATGCTCATTTGTCGTGGCAAGGCGCAATTCTTAGCTACTTCCTCCTATGGATCATTAATCAACTCTACAAAGGGGTTCGTTCTCGTCATGGTCTTGGAATGGGGGACGCCAAACTTGTAGCGGGCCTTGGGGCTTGGCTCGGAATCCATAGTGCGCTATGGATATTGGTCCTGGCTGCTTTTTGCGGGATTATTGGGGGCCTCCTTTGGCTAAAGTATCAAAAATTACCGTCTAACCACCCATTTCCTTTTGGCCCCTTTCTGGCATTTGCTGGCATCATAGAAATACTATGGACAAGCCCACTCGTTCACTCCTTGATTTAA
- a CDS encoding type II secretion system F family protein — protein MMIGRSLSLRDQINFTYRLQNILQAGVPLLEALHLLEQCSPNHWRSFLSHTIQGLKRGNSLATSLSTEGKWFSPICIGLISIGEKTGALEQSLFLIHQQLLAKESLMQQMKQALTYPAITFAAAMLMVITMLVWVIPSFEDIFHHFHAELPLSTQLLIALSRGLNEHALVIMGVILVVLAGILILWRKSIPFQKWCDHHCFRIPIFGNLIRLSHQITWCQNIAHLLQSGLSLLDSIRICAQSSNHWLSHDLSAKLFKQLSLGWNLGVAMKRSDPHGQFFDSETIQLLEIGARTGMLNTMLINRSRSFESQLQHRLAILSQSLEPMFIIFLGLLVAGLLMTLYLPIFSLGSII, from the coding sequence ATGATGATTGGGCGCTCTCTTTCTCTTCGCGATCAAATCAACTTTACATACCGGCTTCAGAATATTTTGCAAGCAGGAGTGCCGCTTCTTGAGGCTCTACATCTGCTAGAGCAGTGCTCCCCAAACCATTGGAGATCATTTCTGTCGCATACCATCCAAGGACTCAAACGTGGCAATAGTTTAGCGACCAGCCTTTCTACAGAGGGTAAATGGTTTAGTCCGATTTGTATTGGCTTAATTTCGATTGGAGAAAAAACGGGGGCTTTAGAGCAATCACTTTTTTTAATTCATCAACAATTGCTTGCTAAGGAATCACTTATGCAGCAAATGAAGCAAGCGCTGACCTACCCTGCAATCACCTTTGCCGCTGCGATGCTGATGGTCATTACTATGTTGGTGTGGGTTATACCTAGCTTTGAAGATATCTTTCATCACTTTCATGCTGAATTACCCTTGAGCACACAGTTGTTGATTGCCCTATCGAGAGGTTTGAATGAGCATGCGCTAGTAATTATGGGAGTAATACTTGTGGTATTAGCTGGCATACTAATTCTTTGGAGAAAATCAATCCCGTTTCAAAAGTGGTGCGACCATCATTGCTTTCGGATTCCGATATTTGGGAATTTGATCCGACTCTCGCATCAAATCACGTGGTGTCAAAATATTGCACATTTACTTCAATCGGGCCTCAGCCTCTTAGATTCGATCCGCATTTGTGCACAATCATCCAATCATTGGCTTAGTCATGATTTGAGTGCTAAGCTATTTAAGCAACTTTCCTTAGGTTGGAATCTTGGGGTTGCCATGAAACGCTCTGATCCTCATGGTCAATTTTTTGATTCTGAAACGATCCAATTGCTTGAAATAGGTGCTCGAACCGGCATGCTCAATACCATGCTAATCAACCGGTCTCGCTCGTTTGAAAGTCAGCTACAGCATCGCCTAGCCATTCTTAGTCAAAGCCTGGAGCCTATGTTTATTATTTTTCTTGGTCTACTGGTAGCGGGATTGCTAATGACGCTCTACTTACCCATTTTTTCATTAGGCAGTATCATTTAA
- a CDS encoding GspE/PulE family protein, giving the protein MIQGTPNTQNLFRKPLEESDHHIIRLWQEIALSAISEDASDIHIEAQQNACVIRFRIHGDLCLFKTYPKSDHIRLITRIKILAKLDIAEQRLPQDGRLTISSGDVMSHEIDCRVSTMPTLFGEKVVVRLLRTTNSELEIDHIGLTGSQLDIVKGCLSRRHGLILVCGPTGSGKTRTLYSFLHYLNQPHLNLCSVEDPIEIPLQGVNQIAYHPKAGLHFDAIIRALLRQDPDVMMIGEIRDSETAKLAVSAAQTGHLVLSTIHTREALSCIERLRNFGVEPHSIAQNLLFISSQRLVRHLDSQPGRFAIHEVLPFTPKLIAAIELQVSATELEGVAYMEGFRSMRRQADALFHQGLIDQSVLLHEIP; this is encoded by the coding sequence TTGATTCAGGGTACCCCAAACACCCAGAATCTATTCCGTAAGCCACTCGAAGAATCCGATCACCATATCATTCGTCTGTGGCAAGAAATTGCTTTATCTGCTATTAGTGAAGATGCGAGCGATATTCATATCGAAGCGCAGCAAAATGCGTGTGTCATTCGCTTTCGGATTCATGGCGACTTATGTCTTTTTAAAACATATCCAAAATCAGATCATATTCGACTGATTACGCGTATCAAAATACTAGCGAAGCTTGATATCGCTGAACAGCGCTTGCCACAAGATGGTCGACTAACAATTAGCAGTGGCGACGTAATGAGTCATGAAATTGATTGCCGGGTATCCACGATGCCGACCCTGTTTGGTGAAAAGGTAGTCGTTCGACTTCTCAGAACAACGAATTCGGAATTAGAGATTGACCATATTGGCTTGACCGGCTCCCAGCTAGATATTGTCAAAGGGTGCCTAAGTCGGCGGCATGGCTTGATTTTGGTGTGTGGCCCAACGGGTAGCGGCAAAACGAGAACGCTTTATAGCTTTCTTCATTATCTAAATCAACCCCATCTCAATCTTTGCAGCGTCGAGGACCCAATTGAAATCCCCTTACAAGGAGTTAACCAAATTGCATATCATCCAAAGGCTGGGCTCCATTTCGATGCCATCATTCGAGCCCTCCTACGTCAAGATCCCGATGTCATGATGATTGGTGAAATCCGTGATTCAGAAACAGCAAAGCTTGCAGTGAGCGCAGCACAAACGGGTCACTTGGTACTGAGCACCATTCATACCCGCGAAGCTTTGTCGTGCATCGAGCGGCTACGGAACTTTGGGGTTGAGCCTCACTCCATCGCCCAAAATCTTTTATTTATTAGTTCCCAGCGCTTAGTTCGGCATCTGGACTCACAGCCGGGACGGTTTGCGATTCATGAGGTATTGCCCTTCACTCCCAAGCTTATTGCCGCGATCGAATTACAAGTGAGCGCAACGGAACTTGAAGGAGTTGCTTATATGGAGGGCTTTCGCTCAATGCGCCGACAGGCTGATGCCTTATTTCATCAAGGGTTGATTGACCAATCGGTTTTACTTCATGAAATTCCATGA
- a CDS encoding HlyC/CorC family transporter, with protein MDSFFDSWPLWAQAALVVFLLALSGFFSMAETSMVASNRHRLRAMANSGHAGAALTQKLLKRIDTLLSVLLIVNNLINTILPILVTGIALHLFGTNGLVISIATLTVAFLIIIFSEITPKVIGAAFAEKISANIGWVIYPLTIVLKPLLWVVNSFVSGLMGLMGLNRKETALQTMSSEELRSLVLESSHFISNQHRSILLNLFNLENISVDDVMTPRAKMEILDLSRPIDEVIGQLETCYHNKLPVCEGDPEKIIGILSVKKALSLLGSEELSHGDFRELLNEPYFIPEGTPVMQQMQFFQENRQRLSLVVDEYGSVQGLLTFEDIVEELIGEFTTSFPGMMTQDQWSSDGSYLANGSANLRDLNRLLGLQLPVDGPRTLNGLILEELEEIPDHDLSVKVGGVVMEIIQFDDQGIKTVKLHKPSPEEPSLSAP; from the coding sequence ATGGATTCTTTTTTTGATTCTTGGCCCCTTTGGGCACAAGCTGCGCTAGTTGTCTTTTTACTCGCCCTCTCTGGATTTTTCTCGATGGCAGAGACCAGTATGGTGGCTAGCAACCGACATCGTTTACGCGCGATGGCAAACAGTGGTCATGCTGGTGCTGCATTAACCCAAAAACTACTTAAGCGGATTGACACCCTCTTATCTGTTTTATTAATTGTCAACAATTTAATCAATACCATTTTGCCAATTTTGGTGACTGGTATTGCGCTGCATTTGTTTGGTACTAATGGGCTAGTAATTTCGATCGCTACCCTCACTGTTGCATTTTTAATCATCATCTTTAGCGAAATTACCCCGAAAGTCATTGGCGCCGCTTTTGCAGAAAAAATATCAGCCAATATTGGTTGGGTGATTTACCCCCTGACGATTGTGCTTAAACCCCTACTATGGGTTGTGAACTCCTTTGTTTCAGGGTTAATGGGCCTCATGGGTCTAAACCGAAAAGAAACGGCATTACAAACCATGAGTTCTGAAGAACTCAGAAGTCTTGTTCTGGAATCCAGTCACTTTATTTCGAATCAGCATCGTAGTATCTTGCTCAATTTATTTAATCTTGAAAATATCTCGGTCGATGATGTAATGACACCTCGAGCCAAGATGGAGATATTAGATTTGTCGCGACCTATCGATGAGGTCATTGGGCAACTGGAGACCTGCTACCACAACAAATTACCTGTGTGCGAGGGAGATCCAGAAAAAATCATCGGCATCCTTTCTGTTAAAAAGGCGCTTTCCTTACTGGGTAGCGAAGAGTTAAGCCACGGCGACTTTCGAGAACTATTAAACGAACCCTACTTCATTCCTGAGGGCACCCCAGTGATGCAGCAGATGCAGTTTTTTCAGGAAAATCGCCAACGCTTAAGTTTGGTTGTAGATGAATACGGCAGTGTTCAAGGCTTATTAACCTTTGAAGATATCGTTGAAGAATTAATCGGGGAGTTCACCACTTCCTTTCCAGGCATGATGACTCAAGACCAATGGTCTAGCGATGGCTCCTATTTAGCAAACGGTAGTGCAAATTTGCGCGATCTCAATCGTTTATTGGGATTACAGCTCCCTGTCGATGGGCCACGCACACTCAATGGGCTCATACTGGAAGAGCTTGAAGAAATTCCGGATCATGACCTCAGCGTCAAGGTTGGGGGCGTAGTGATGGAAATTATTCAATTTGATGATCAAGGGATTAAGACGGTGAAGCTTCACAAACCGTCACCCGAAGAGCCAAGTCTGTCGGCGCCTTGA
- a CDS encoding methylated-DNA--[protein]-cysteine S-methyltransferase has translation MLKSSLTGYIQHCVIRAPFGGLRIRTEIVDASLMITQVQYLTHLDKVSRPLNELAKDAKEQMEAYFDDPHFLFDLPMKAQGSAFQQRVWSAIQSIPVGQTKSYGELATQIKSGPRAVGSACAANHYPLIIPCHRVLSKAGLGGFMGEANGPHLRIKQWLLRHENAIKD, from the coding sequence TTGTTAAAGTCAAGCTTGACAGGGTATATTCAGCACTGCGTGATACGCGCCCCGTTCGGGGGATTACGAATCCGTACTGAAATCGTTGATGCGTCATTAATGATTACCCAAGTCCAATACCTCACTCATTTGGACAAAGTAAGTCGACCTCTTAATGAATTAGCGAAAGATGCCAAAGAGCAAATGGAGGCTTATTTTGACGATCCCCATTTCCTCTTTGATTTACCAATGAAAGCTCAGGGCAGCGCTTTTCAGCAACGGGTTTGGTCCGCCATTCAATCCATTCCTGTTGGACAAACCAAGAGCTATGGTGAGCTGGCCACTCAGATCAAATCGGGTCCTAGGGCGGTTGGCAGTGCTTGCGCTGCCAACCACTATCCGCTAATTATTCCCTGCCATCGCGTTTTATCAAAAGCCGGTCTTGGTGGTTTTATGGGTGAGGCTAACGGCCCCCATTTGAGAATTAAACAGTGGCTGTTACGACATGAAAATGCCATCAAGGACTAA
- a CDS encoding squalene/phytoene synthase family protein, whose product MSVLSADELYQRSILESVSRTFALTIPLLPPNLEKVVGNTYLLCRIVDTIEDASCMDAITKQNLSASFVKTVLGEQNPKQFTDQCAIALAEHSNLDEKDLIQNIPRVLRVLDSCDVQQRQAVARCIQIMSDGMSYFHTRQNPRGLENLAEFEKYCYVVAGVVGEMLTTVFALHSPAFAKAISQNEYLAISFGQALQMTNILKDSPEDRARGVSWKPIGVSETDLLVIAHQKLEDALHYIHCIPKSELGIRRFCFLAFGLAVLTLKQIALRHHGHTSIEAKLTRSQVTRFYVFTKIAVRSDWLINIFFRIQARSLKA is encoded by the coding sequence ATGTCTGTTCTATCTGCTGATGAGCTTTATCAACGCTCGATTCTTGAATCAGTATCTAGAACGTTTGCGCTCACCATTCCCTTATTACCCCCAAATCTAGAAAAGGTGGTTGGTAATACGTATTTACTCTGTCGCATTGTCGATACGATTGAAGATGCATCCTGCATGGATGCAATAACCAAGCAAAATCTATCGGCTAGTTTTGTTAAAACGGTTCTGGGCGAGCAAAACCCTAAACAATTTACCGATCAGTGCGCGATTGCCTTAGCCGAGCATAGCAATCTGGATGAAAAAGATCTGATTCAAAATATCCCTCGGGTGCTACGTGTATTGGATAGTTGCGATGTACAACAGCGTCAAGCTGTTGCTCGTTGTATTCAAATTATGTCGGATGGAATGAGCTATTTTCATACTCGTCAAAATCCTCGCGGCTTAGAGAACTTAGCTGAATTTGAAAAATATTGTTATGTCGTTGCTGGGGTCGTTGGTGAAATGCTAACCACCGTATTTGCCTTGCACTCACCTGCGTTTGCAAAAGCGATTTCACAAAACGAATACTTAGCAATTTCATTTGGTCAAGCCCTGCAAATGACCAATATTCTCAAAGACTCTCCCGAGGACCGAGCACGCGGTGTTTCATGGAAGCCAATCGGGGTCAGCGAAACTGATTTACTCGTGATTGCCCACCAAAAACTTGAAGATGCTCTTCATTACATTCATTGCATTCCAAAGTCGGAGCTCGGAATTCGGCGCTTTTGCTTTCTTGCCTTTGGGCTGGCTGTATTAACCCTTAAGCAAATTGCACTGCGTCATCACGGCCATACATCAATCGAAGCAAAACTAACTCGATCGCAAGTGACTCGTTTTTATGTCTTTACTAAAATTGCGGTTCGGAGTGACTGGCTAATAAATATTTTTTTCAGAATCCAAGCTCGATCCCTCAAGGCTTAG